A window of Tautonia plasticadhaerens contains these coding sequences:
- a CDS encoding beta strand repeat-containing protein gives MLRNGAAIPDASAVSLTAPAVLELNNANETIFGLSFTGGAVTTGSNILTIDSGGFITSNASSTTASISGNLSFGGPNNFLTVADGTTASGVDLEISAVVSSGNNILKDGAGTLALSGANTYSGGTNINAGVLAISNDAGAGIGIVNILATGTLDLSGGITVANNLFVASSSTAISNSSGDNTLSGPMDLGVNATFDVSASSSLTISGIINDNGNGYGVNKNGAGILILDETNTYLDSTSLNAGTLIVNGSIADVSVASGATLGGSGTVSGVTVNAGGTISPGNSPGILSTGNVAFESGSAFVVELDGTTVGTQYDQLDVTGTVGLGNATLVVELGFTPTIGDEFIIINNDDADAVTGTFGGLAEGTTFQDGVYEFTITYVGGSNDNDVVLTLTSITYTWDGGGGDSNWTTAANWLDDVAPTAGSSLVFADQAARLSNTNDFAGNTNFANITIAGAGYSLSGNVIDLDGTIAATYGMGTSTITLDVRMTDSITIDVADGGTLVMENVISFDNPGDLYGVTKDGSGTLRYTGSSANSYNGGTTINAGTLVLAKPDDVIASNGSVIVGDNTTGALLQVAGNNQFWVGSDVTVNEGSTFDVGSYVQHISNLNLQGSTVDIDTGGILSTFVGVNTFATTNNVTSVIQGLGALEIDNSSNTFTIADDAETLIDLRISTILQSSISNGGIIKAGTGILELSGSNTFGGDISVSAGAIQAENDAALGTTDGDTTVAAGASVFFSGSGLSIAEDFTIDGLGLATSGALGTLSGDTTLTGAITMAGDSQIGASVSATLTINGVIDDGGDSFDLSMVSHSSGRVVLGGSNLFDGDVTASSGTLEVVNDNALGDPTTSTSVNVNSGASLGLSGGITLPGTKIIVLEGLTAPDSSKIVNVFGDNTIAGDISIIGGNNVSFAVGSGNTLTLAGTISGSRDFDKNGTGTLVLSGTSTHTGNVNVGDGLLLVNGSVATSNLVFVDGTVGGTGELPAVSISSIGTLAPGNSPDILSSGDVTFVSGSNYNVDLDGTDVGSQYDRLVASGSVDLGSSTLNVSLGFAPSIGDTFTIIDKDSLGAITGTFNGLAEGSTFELGNVEFTITYAGGDGNDVVLTVTDVSFVWSGASDDGREWSIGENWVGGVAPTAGSRLIFAASPVRTESTNDFASGTVFHSITIAGAGYDIYGNGIDLVAGIETTYSSGTSSFDLATELTEAQSLEVAAGGTLNFTGALAGSVLLTKAGGGTLVLSNLGNEAGLTGGIVVDGGVLSAANDDALPAGTITLNQDASLTVTGTTTIDNSIALAGLNVVVFVSSGHSVGISGIILELIAVRDLYKAGGGTLNLSAANTYTGGSFVVAGTLSFSGGLAISDGSAVTVASGATLRLLDSETIGSLAGAGSVDLDTFVLTTGDNNTSTTFSGVISGSGGLTKSGLGTFTLSGTNTYTGATTIQGNTLLVSGGSAIADSSAVSVASGASLNLASSEAIGSLAGAGSVTLNANTLTAGGDGSSTTFSGGIAGTGGLTKAGAGTMTLSGTNTYTGATAINAGTLLASGGAAIADTSAVSVSSGASLNLASSEAIGSLAGAGTVLTNATLTTGGNNSSTTFAGGITGVGMLSKVGSGTLTLSGVNTYTDGTDVEGGTLLVDGSIASGSMVWVQDSTTLGGSGLVPSLRVRTGGTVAPGASAGLLTAHSVVFEAGSILEMELGGAAVGTQYDQLQVTESVDLDDASLEMSFIDGFIPTGGQQFTLINYTGIGAISGTFLGLPEGATLSVDGVLFSISYVGGDGNDVVATALISPSMLVASSSNPAVFGSTIVFSAAFSGPEGTPTGTATLSIDGIDRQTVSLVDGQATFDPIGGLAVGSYVVTIGYSGDSNYSSSTGTLAGGQQVILASTTTSVVAAPNPSTYSQSVTFTATVGAAVGVPTGMVEFFDGGTSLGTATLDGSGLASLVVSNLAVGTHQITASYLGDGSYLPSTDETPVSQVVDRIGTVSTIASATNPSVFGQSVTFIATVSATFGASVPTGTVAFLDGTTVLGTAVLDGSGVAVFSTSGLDVGGRTITASYLGGTEYGTSSSSPVVQGVNHAGVSLAVTRGTASPVVGQPIAYMLDASAIAPGAGTPGGLVEVLINGTPEDAVLLDANGRGTFSLTFDAAGGFVVSFRYLGDANFAASGSPVDSPIEVGATGTVATLTTSAGSSVVGQPVTLIASVAPIAPGSGTPTGLVTFFSGSTELGSAMLVDGTATLTVDGLPFGGNELRAVFGETADYLGSTSASLPFAVGVVLGDYDGDGVADLALYEYLPALGSGRFDILLSSGGTLSAMMGGEGDIPVVGDFDGDGRSDMAVFSPNFGGDAATWTIQRSGDGVRQVIAFGAANLVDVPAPADYDGDGVTDIATFRADSDVTPGAAEWFILPSSDPMAAYSVLFGASGGMDVPVPADYDGDGLADVATFRADSDVTPGAAEWFILPSSDPMAAYSVLFGASGGMDVPVPADYDGDGLADVATFRSNSDLDANTAQWFVLGSGGSGGTGMVDLGAPGSVDAAGDYDGDGRADLASFDRILGEWRIRPFAGGTVEATTFGPRGPRVVPVLSSIDDRLDTAEGTGMDGDTIDEVLAGLDRFDVDGR, from the coding sequence GTTGAATAATGCCAATGAGACGATCTTCGGGCTGTCCTTCACCGGCGGCGCGGTGACGACGGGCAGCAACATCCTGACGATCGACTCGGGCGGTTTCATCACCTCGAACGCGTCGTCGACCACGGCGAGCATCAGCGGGAACCTCTCGTTCGGCGGCCCGAATAATTTCCTCACCGTGGCCGACGGCACCACCGCCAGCGGGGTGGATCTCGAGATCTCGGCGGTCGTCTCCTCGGGCAACAACATCCTCAAGGACGGCGCCGGCACGCTAGCTCTGTCGGGAGCGAACACCTACAGCGGCGGGACGAACATCAACGCCGGCGTGCTGGCCATCAGTAACGACGCCGGCGCGGGCATCGGCATAGTGAACATCCTGGCGACGGGCACGCTGGATCTCTCCGGCGGAATCACGGTCGCCAACAACCTGTTCGTCGCATCCAGTAGCACGGCGATCTCCAATTCGAGCGGGGACAACACCCTGAGCGGTCCGATGGACCTGGGGGTGAACGCGACGTTCGATGTCTCCGCGTCCTCGTCGCTCACGATTTCCGGAATCATTAATGACAACGGCAATGGCTACGGCGTGAACAAGAACGGGGCCGGGATCCTGATCCTGGACGAGACCAATACCTACCTCGACTCGACGAGCCTCAACGCCGGGACCCTGATCGTCAACGGCAGCATCGCCGATGTGTCGGTTGCCAGCGGCGCCACGCTGGGCGGGAGCGGGACGGTCTCCGGGGTCACGGTGAACGCCGGGGGGACGATCTCGCCGGGGAACTCTCCGGGCATCCTTTCCACCGGCAACGTCGCCTTCGAGAGCGGTTCGGCCTTCGTGGTCGAGCTGGACGGGACGACCGTCGGCACCCAGTACGACCAGCTCGACGTCACCGGCACGGTGGGCCTCGGCAACGCGACCCTCGTCGTGGAACTCGGCTTCACGCCGACGATCGGTGATGAATTCATCATAATCAACAACGATGACGCCGACGCGGTCACGGGCACCTTCGGCGGCCTGGCCGAGGGGACGACGTTCCAGGACGGCGTCTACGAATTCACCATCACCTATGTCGGTGGCTCGAATGACAATGACGTCGTGCTGACGCTGACCAGCATCACCTACACCTGGGACGGCGGCGGCGGCGACAGCAACTGGACCACGGCCGCCAACTGGCTGGATGACGTCGCGCCGACCGCCGGTTCCAGCCTCGTCTTCGCCGACCAAGCGGCCCGGCTCTCGAACACCAACGACTTCGCCGGCAACACGAACTTCGCCAACATCACGATCGCGGGGGCCGGCTACTCGCTCTCGGGGAACGTGATCGACCTGGACGGGACGATCGCCGCCACGTACGGCATGGGCACGTCGACCATCACCCTCGACGTCCGGATGACGGATAGCATCACCATCGATGTGGCCGACGGCGGCACGCTCGTCATGGAGAACGTCATCTCCTTCGACAACCCCGGCGACCTCTACGGGGTGACCAAGGACGGCAGCGGCACGCTGCGGTACACGGGCTCGTCGGCGAACTCGTACAACGGCGGCACCACCATCAACGCCGGCACCCTGGTGCTCGCGAAGCCGGACGACGTGATCGCCTCGAACGGGTCGGTGATCGTCGGCGACAACACGACGGGCGCCTTGTTGCAAGTCGCCGGCAACAACCAGTTCTGGGTCGGCTCGGACGTGACGGTCAACGAAGGATCGACCTTCGACGTCGGGAGCTACGTCCAGCACATCAGCAATCTGAATCTCCAGGGCTCCACGGTCGACATCGACACCGGGGGCATCCTGTCTACCTTCGTTGGCGTCAACACCTTCGCCACGACGAACAACGTCACGTCGGTCATCCAGGGGCTTGGTGCCCTGGAAATCGACAACTCCTCGAACACCTTCACGATCGCAGACGACGCCGAGACACTCATCGACTTGCGGATCAGCACGATCCTGCAGAGCAGCATCTCCAACGGCGGCATCATCAAGGCCGGCACGGGCATCCTGGAGCTCTCCGGCAGTAATACCTTTGGTGGCGACATCAGCGTGTCGGCCGGCGCGATTCAGGCCGAAAATGACGCCGCGCTAGGCACGACGGACGGTGACACCACCGTCGCCGCCGGTGCCTCGGTCTTCTTCAGCGGCAGCGGCCTGAGCATCGCGGAAGACTTCACGATCGACGGCCTCGGCCTCGCGACCTCGGGAGCACTGGGCACCCTCTCAGGTGATACCACGCTCACCGGCGCCATCACGATGGCCGGCGACTCCCAGATCGGTGCGTCCGTGAGTGCAACGTTGACGATCAACGGCGTGATCGACGACGGCGGCGACAGCTTCGACCTCTCCATGGTCAGCCACTCATCCGGTCGGGTCGTCCTCGGCGGCAGCAACCTGTTCGACGGCGATGTGACCGCGTCGTCCGGCACCCTGGAGGTCGTCAACGACAACGCCCTGGGCGATCCCACGACCTCGACCAGCGTGAATGTGAATAGCGGCGCCTCGCTCGGCCTCTCCGGCGGCATCACGCTCCCCGGTACGAAGATAATCGTCCTGGAAGGCCTCACGGCCCCGGACTCGTCGAAGATCGTCAACGTCTTCGGCGACAACACCATCGCGGGCGACATCAGCATCATCGGCGGCAACAACGTGTCCTTCGCCGTCGGCAGCGGCAACACGCTGACGCTTGCCGGGACCATCAGCGGGTCGAGGGACTTCGACAAGAACGGCACCGGCACGCTGGTCCTGTCGGGGACGAGCACGCACACGGGGAACGTGAACGTCGGCGACGGCCTCCTGCTGGTCAACGGCTCGGTCGCCACGAGCAACCTGGTCTTCGTGGATGGCACCGTCGGCGGCACCGGCGAGCTGCCGGCCGTCTCGATCTCGAGCATCGGCACGCTCGCCCCGGGCAATTCGCCGGACATCCTCAGTTCGGGCGACGTGACGTTCGTGAGCGGGTCGAATTACAACGTCGACCTCGACGGGACGGACGTCGGCTCCCAGTACGACCGGCTCGTCGCTTCCGGCTCGGTCGACCTCGGCAGCTCGACGTTGAACGTCTCGCTCGGCTTCGCCCCTTCGATCGGCGACACGTTCACGATCATCGACAAAGACAGCCTCGGCGCGATCACCGGCACGTTCAACGGCCTAGCCGAAGGCTCCACCTTCGAGTTGGGCAACGTCGAGTTCACGATCACCTACGCGGGTGGGGACGGCAACGACGTCGTCCTGACCGTGACGGACGTCTCCTTCGTCTGGAGCGGGGCCAGCGACGACGGGCGGGAATGGTCGATCGGCGAGAACTGGGTCGGCGGCGTCGCCCCGACGGCCGGCTCCAGGCTCATCTTCGCGGCCAGCCCGGTCCGGACCGAGAGCACCAACGACTTCGCCAGCGGCACGGTCTTCCACTCGATCACCATCGCCGGCGCCGGCTACGACATCTACGGCAATGGGATCGACCTCGTCGCAGGGATCGAGACGACCTATTCCTCCGGGACCTCGTCCTTCGACCTCGCCACCGAGTTGACCGAGGCCCAGTCTCTCGAAGTGGCTGCCGGTGGCACGCTCAACTTCACCGGGGCCCTGGCCGGCTCGGTCCTGCTGACCAAGGCCGGCGGCGGGACTCTGGTCCTGTCGAATCTCGGCAACGAGGCGGGCCTGACCGGCGGGATCGTGGTGGACGGCGGGGTGCTCTCGGCCGCCAACGACGATGCCCTGCCGGCCGGGACGATCACCCTGAATCAAGACGCCAGCCTGACCGTGACCGGCACCACGACGATCGACAACTCGATCGCCCTCGCCGGCTTGAACGTCGTGGTCTTCGTCTCGTCCGGCCATTCGGTCGGGATCAGCGGGATCATCCTGGAGTTGATCGCGGTCCGAGACCTGTACAAGGCCGGCGGCGGCACGCTGAACCTCTCCGCCGCGAACACCTACACGGGCGGCTCCTTCGTCGTCGCGGGGACGCTGTCATTTTCGGGGGGCCTGGCGATCAGCGACGGCTCGGCCGTGACGGTCGCGTCCGGGGCGACGCTCCGCCTGCTCGACTCCGAGACGATCGGCTCGCTGGCCGGGGCCGGCTCGGTCGACCTCGACACCTTCGTCCTCACCACCGGCGACAACAACACCAGCACGACCTTCAGCGGCGTAATCTCCGGCTCGGGCGGCCTGACCAAGAGCGGGCTCGGGACTTTCACCCTCAGCGGGACCAACACCTACACCGGGGCGACGACGATCCAGGGCAATACGCTGCTGGTCTCGGGCGGGTCGGCGATCGCCGACTCCTCGGCCGTGTCCGTCGCCTCGGGCGCCTCCCTGAATCTCGCCTCGTCCGAGGCGATCGGCTCGCTGGCCGGGGCCGGCTCGGTCACGCTCAACGCCAACACCCTCACCGCCGGGGGGGACGGCAGCTCCACCACCTTCTCCGGCGGCATCGCCGGGACGGGCGGGCTGACCAAGGCCGGCGCCGGCACGATGACCCTCTCCGGGACCAACACCTACACCGGCGCGACGGCGATCAACGCGGGGACGCTGCTGGCCTCGGGCGGCGCGGCGATCGCCGACACCTCGGCCGTGTCCGTCTCCTCGGGCGCCTCCCTGAATCTCGCCTCGTCCGAGGCGATCGGCTCGCTGGCCGGGGCCGGCACGGTCCTGACCAATGCCACCCTGACCACCGGCGGGAACAATAGCTCGACCACCTTCGCCGGCGGCATCACCGGGGTGGGCATGCTGTCGAAGGTCGGCAGCGGCACGTTGACCCTCTCGGGCGTGAACACCTACACCGACGGGACGGACGTCGAAGGGGGTACGCTGCTGGTCGACGGCTCGATCGCCAGCGGCTCGATGGTCTGGGTCCAGGACTCGACCACCCTCGGGGGTTCCGGCCTGGTCCCCTCCCTGCGGGTCCGGACCGGCGGCACGGTGGCCCCGGGCGCCTCGGCGGGCCTCCTCACCGCCCACTCGGTGGTCTTCGAGGCCGGCTCGATCCTGGAGATGGAGCTGGGAGGCGCGGCCGTCGGCACGCAGTACGACCAGCTCCAGGTGACCGAGTCGGTGGACCTCGACGACGCCTCCCTTGAGATGTCGTTCATTGATGGGTTCATCCCGACCGGGGGCCAGCAGTTCACCCTCATCAATTATACCGGGATCGGCGCGATCTCCGGGACGTTCCTCGGGCTCCCCGAGGGGGCCACCCTCTCGGTCGACGGCGTGCTCTTCAGCATCAGCTACGTCGGCGGGGACGGGAATGACGTCGTGGCGACCGCGCTGATCTCGCCCTCGATGCTCGTCGCCTCGAGCAGCAATCCGGCGGTCTTCGGCTCGACGATCGTCTTCTCGGCCGCCTTCTCCGGGCCCGAGGGCACCCCGACCGGGACCGCGACGCTGTCGATCGACGGGATCGACCGGCAGACGGTCTCGCTCGTGGACGGGCAGGCGACCTTCGACCCGATCGGCGGCCTGGCCGTCGGCTCCTACGTCGTCACGATCGGGTATTCGGGCGACTCCAATTACTCGTCGAGCACCGGCACGCTGGCCGGAGGTCAGCAGGTCATCCTGGCGAGCACCACGACGAGCGTGGTCGCCGCGCCGAATCCCTCGACCTATTCGCAGTCGGTCACCTTCACCGCGACCGTCGGCGCCGCGGTCGGCGTGCCGACGGGGATGGTCGAGTTCTTCGACGGCGGGACGAGCCTCGGCACGGCGACGCTCGACGGCTCGGGCCTGGCCTCCCTGGTCGTCTCGAACCTCGCGGTCGGGACGCACCAGATCACCGCCTCCTACCTGGGGGACGGCTCCTACCTGCCGAGCACCGACGAGACGCCGGTGTCCCAGGTCGTGGACCGGATCGGCACCGTCTCCACGATCGCTTCGGCGACGAACCCGAGCGTCTTCGGCCAGTCGGTGACCTTCATCGCGACGGTGTCGGCGACCTTCGGCGCCTCGGTGCCGACCGGCACCGTCGCCTTCCTCGACGGCACGACCGTCCTGGGGACCGCCGTGCTGGACGGCTCGGGCGTGGCCGTCTTCTCGACCTCCGGCCTCGACGTCGGCGGGCGGACGATCACGGCCAGCTACCTGGGGGGGACCGAATACGGGACCAGCAGTTCGAGCCCGGTGGTCCAGGGGGTCAATCACGCCGGGGTGTCCCTCGCAGTCACGCGGGGCACGGCCTCGCCGGTGGTCGGGCAGCCGATCGCGTACATGCTCGATGCGTCGGCCATCGCCCCCGGTGCCGGGACGCCGGGCGGGCTGGTCGAGGTCCTCATCAACGGGACCCCCGAGGACGCGGTGCTGCTCGACGCCAACGGCCGGGGGACCTTCAGCCTGACCTTCGACGCCGCCGGCGGCTTCGTCGTCTCCTTCCGGTACCTCGGGGACGCCAACTTCGCCGCGTCCGGGTCCCCGGTCGACTCCCCGATCGAGGTCGGGGCGACCGGGACGGTCGCGACGCTGACCACCTCGGCCGGCTCCTCGGTGGTCGGCCAGCCGGTGACCCTCATCGCCTCGGTGGCCCCGATCGCCCCCGGGAGCGGGACCCCGACCGGCCTCGTCACCTTCTTCAGCGGCTCGACCGAGCTCGGCTCGGCCATGCTCGTCGACGGGACGGCGACGCTGACCGTCGACGGCCTCCCCTTCGGGGGCAACGAACTCCGGGCCGTCTTTGGCGAGACCGCCGATTACCTCGGCTCGACCTCGGCGTCCCTGCCCTTCGCCGTGGGCGTCGTCCTCGGCGATTACGACGGCGACGGGGTCGCCGACCTGGCCCTCTACGAGTACCTGCCCGCGCTGGGATCGGGCCGGTTCGACATCCTGCTCTCCTCGGGCGGGACGCTCTCGGCCATGATGGGGGGCGAGGGGGATATCCCGGTCGTCGGCGACTTCGACGGCGACGGGCGGTCCGACATGGCCGTCTTCAGCCCGAACTTCGGCGGCGACGCGGCGACCTGGACGATCCAGCGCTCCGGCGACGGCGTCCGACAGGTGATCGCCTTCGGGGCCGCCAACCTCGTCGACGTGCCGGCACCGGCCGACTACGACGGCGACGGCGTCACTGACATCGCCACCTTCCGCGCCGACAGCGACGTGACGCCGGGGGCGGCCGAGTGGTTCATCCTCCCTTCCAGCGACCCCATGGCCGCCTACTCGGTCCTCTTCGGCGCCTCGGGCGGGATGGACGTGCCGGTGCCCGCCGACTACGACGGCGACGGCCTCGCCGACGTCGCCACTTTTCGCGCCGACAGCGACGTGACGCCGGGGGCGGCCGAGTGGTTCATCCTCCCCTCCAGCGACCCCATGGCCGCCTACTCGGTCCTCTTCGGCGCCTCGGGCGGGATGGACGTGCCGGTGCCCGCCGACTACGACGGCGACGGCCTCGCCGACGTCGCCACCTTCCGCTCCAACAGCGACCTCGACGCGAACACGGCCCAGTGGTTCGTCCTCGGCTCGGGCGGGTCGGGCGGGACGGGGATGGTCGACCTCGGAGCCCCCGGCTCGGTCGACGCCGCCGGCGACTACGATGGCGACGGCCGGGCCGACCTCGCCTCCTTCGACCGCATCCTCGGCGAGTGGCGGATCCGGCCGTTCGCCGGGGGCACGGTCGAGGCCACAACCTTCGGCCCGAGGGGGCCCCGGGTCGTGCCCGTCCTCTCCTCGATCGACGACCGACTCGACACGGCCGAAGGCACGGGGATGGACGGCGACACCATCGACGAGGTGCTCGCCGGCCTCGATCGCTTCGACGTCGACGGCCGGTGA